The genomic stretch ACATTCCCCTCGCATACTGGAAGCGCTTGCACTCAGGATGGCGGAGTGACCCACTCCGCTTCTTCACAGAGAGGGACACCGATGACGGTGAACACCAGAGGAATCACAAGGCTGACCGCGCTTCTGGGGCTGGGAGCATTTGCGCTGACCGCCTGCGGCTCCGGAGGCGACTCCGCCGAGCAGGGTTCAGGCGAATCTGCCGAGACCGAAGCCGCCGAAACCACCGAGGAGGAATCCTCGCAGTCTGAGTCCGGTGATGCGGCCGCCTCCGGCAGTCTGACCATCTGGGCCGACGCCAACCGCGCCGAGGTGCTCAACGAGGTGGCCTCGGACTTCGAGTCCGACACCGGCATCGCCGTGGAGATCGTGCAGCAGGACTTCGAGGAGATCCGGGACCAGTTCGTCTCCCAGGTGCCCACCGGAGAGGGCCCGGACATCGCCGTCGGCGCCCACGACTGGCTCGGTGTCCTGGTGAACAACGGTGTCGTGGCGCCCGTGGAGCTCGGCGACGCCGCCGGGGACTTCGAAGAGATCGCCGTGGACGCCTGGACCTATGAGGGGCAGACCTACGGCCTGCCGTACTCCATCGAGAACATCGCGCTGCTGCGCAACACCGAACTCGCCCCCGAGGCCCCTGCCGACTTCGACGAGATGATCCAGATGGGTGAAGAGGCCGGCACCGAGTACCCGTTCCTGGTCGGCCTGGACCCCAACGAGAGCGACCCGTATCACCTCTACCCGTTCCAGACCTCCTTCGGAGCTCCGGTCTTCGGCACGGCGGAGGACGGCAGCTATGACTCCTCGCAGCTGGCCATGGCCGACGCCGGCGGGGAGGAGTTCGCCGGCTGGCTCGCAGAACAGGGCGAGGCCGGGGTGCTGAACCTGAACATCGACGGGGACCTGGCCCAGGAGAGCTTCAACGACGGAAACTCCCCGTTCTTCCTGACCGGTCCCTGGAACGTGGACGGCGCGCGGGAGGCGGGCATCGACGTCGCCGTGGACCCGATTCCGGCCGCTGGTGACCAGGATGCGCAGCCATTCGCCGGTGTCCAGGGGTTCTTCCTCTCGGCACAGAGTGAGAACGTCGTGGCCGCCAGCAACTTCCTGATCAACTATGTCGGCACCGCAGAGGTCCAGACGGCGCTGTATGAGACCGGCGGACGGGCCCCCGCCCTGACCGAGTCGTTCGAGCAGGCGCTGAGCGAGGACGAGATCGTCGCCGGCTTCGGCGAAGTCGGCGCTGAGGCCGTGCCGATGCCCGCCATCCCGGAGATGGGGGCGGTCTGGGACGACTGGGGCTCCAGCCAGGCCGCAATCATCAAGGGCGACGGCGACCCGGTGGAACTCTGGCAGAAGATGTCCGAAGACATCTCCTCAGCGATCGACTGACCGATGAGCGCACCGACCACCACCAGGCCCGATGAGCGCACCGTGCATGGGCGTCGTGCCCGCCGCACGGCCGAGAGCGCGAGCATCGGATGGAAGCTGCTGCTGCTGAAGATCACCGTGCTGGGGCTGCTCAACGCCGTCTCCGTCTACGCCGCGATGGTGCTCTTCTTCAACGAGCGGTGGATCATCGGCACCCTGGTGGTGGTCAGTGGCGCCATACTCACCTGGATCTATCTCCAGCGCGGCGCCCTGCCGGCGAAGTACCTCGCTCCGGGCGTGGTCTTCCTGCTGATCTTCCAGGTCTTCGTCATCCTCTACTCCGGCTACGTGGCGTTCACCAACTATGGGACCGGCCACAACAGCACCAAGGATCACGCGATCCACGCCATCATGCTCCAGACCCAGGACCGCGTGCCCGATTCACCGACCTACCCGCTCACCGTGGTCGAAAGCTCCGATGAGCTCGGATTCGCGGTGACCACCGAGGACGGCGAGATCCTGATCGGCTCCGCCGATGCGCCCCTGGAGGCCGTGGAGGGCGCCGTGGTCGAAGACGGTCGAGTGGTGCAGGTCCCAGATCACCAGGTGCTCAGCTTCGCGGACCTGGTGGAACGTCAGCAGGAGCTGACCACCCTGGCCGTCCCGCTCTCCGATGACCCCAACGCCGGGGCGCTGCGCACCCAGGACGGGCAGCGCGCCTATGTCTACACCTCGCGGTTCGTCTACGACGAGTCCTCGGACACCATGACCAACACGCAGACCGGGCAGACCTACACCGACGGCGGAGAAGGCGCCTTCGTCACCGAGGCCGGCGAGGAGCTCATGCCCGGGTGGCGGGTCAATGTGGGGCTGGAGAACTTCGTGCGAGCGATCACCGAGGAGTCCATCCGGGGCCCGCTGCTCTACGTCACGACCTGGACCTTCGCTTTCGCGTTCCTCTCAGTGGCCAGCACCTTCATCCTGGGACTGTTCCTGGCGATCGTGTTCAACGATCCTCGGATGAAGTCCCGGAAGTATTACCGGCTGGTGATGATCCTGCCCTACGCATTCCCGGGCTTCCTCTCGGCGCTGGTCTGGGCCGGGATGATGAACCAGGAGTTCGGATTCATCAATAACGTGCTCTTCGGCGGCGCCGCGATCCCCTGGCTCTCCGACCCCTGGCTTGCCAAGCTGAGCATCCTGATCGTAAACCTGTGGCTGGGCTTCCCGTATATGTTCCTGGTCTGCACCGGTGCGCTGCAGTCGATACCCGAGGAGCTCACCGAAGCCGCTCAGATGGATGGGGCCCGCCCCTTCCAGGCCTTCCGGCAGATCAAGTTCCCGCTGCTGCTGGTCTCCATCGCGCCGCTGCTGATCTCCTCCTTCGCCTTCAACTTCAACAACTTCAACCTGGTGTACATGCTCACCGGTGGCGGTCCCCGAGACATCGAGGCTGGCATCAACGTGGGGTCCACAGACATCTTGATCTCCATGGTCTATAAGGTCGCGTTCGTGGGCTCCCAGAGTGACTATGGGCTGGCCAGCGCCTTCTCCATCCTGATCTTCTTCATCGTCGGAACGATCTCCGTGATCGCCTTCCGGCGCACCCGCGCTCTCGAGGAGCTGAACTGAGATGGCCGTCGCCTTGGAACCCCAGACTCGCCGCCCGAACCGGGCACCCAGCACCCCCAGAGCGGCCAAGAGCGCCACTGCCCGCCGCCCGTTCCGGCGCTGGTTCTCCCAGACCGGGTGGCGGCACCTGGTCGGCGTCGCCGTCGTGATCTTCGCGGCCTTCCCGCTGGTCTATGTCTTCTCTGCCTCGCTGAACCCCGGTGGGACGCTGATCACGGCGAACACCTTGTTCGGGAATCTGAGCCTGAGCAGCTATGTGGACCTGTTCAACCGACCGCAGCAGCCCTTCGCGGCCTGGTATGTCAACACGCTCTTCATCGGGTTCAGCGCCTCTGCAGGCAGCGTGCTGCTCGGGGCACTGGCCGCCTATGCGTTCTCCCGGATGCGCTTCACCGGACGCCGCTTCGGCCTGATCACCATCCTGCTGGTGCAGATGTTTCCGCAGCTGCTGGCCATGGTGGCCATCTTCCTGCTGATGCTCTCGATCGGAGAGATCTTCCCCGCCATCGGACTCAACAGCCAGATCGGTCTGATCCTGGTCTACCTCGGCGGCGCGCTGGGGGTGAACACCTACCTGATGTATGGCTTCTTCAACACCATCCCGACCTCCATCGACGAGGCTGCCCGCATCGACGGGGCTGGTCACGCGAGGATCTTCTTCACGATCATCCTCCCGCTGGTCTCCCCGATCCTGGCTGTGGTGGCGCTGCTGTCCCTGGTGGCCACGCTGAGCGAGTTCGTCATCGCCTCGGTGCTGCTGCGGGATCCGGAGAGGCAGACCCTGGCGGTGGGCCTCTACCAGTTCATCTC from Nesterenkonia sandarakina encodes the following:
- a CDS encoding sugar ABC transporter substrate-binding protein, producing MTVNTRGITRLTALLGLGAFALTACGSGGDSAEQGSGESAETEAAETTEEESSQSESGDAAASGSLTIWADANRAEVLNEVASDFESDTGIAVEIVQQDFEEIRDQFVSQVPTGEGPDIAVGAHDWLGVLVNNGVVAPVELGDAAGDFEEIAVDAWTYEGQTYGLPYSIENIALLRNTELAPEAPADFDEMIQMGEEAGTEYPFLVGLDPNESDPYHLYPFQTSFGAPVFGTAEDGSYDSSQLAMADAGGEEFAGWLAEQGEAGVLNLNIDGDLAQESFNDGNSPFFLTGPWNVDGAREAGIDVAVDPIPAAGDQDAQPFAGVQGFFLSAQSENVVAASNFLINYVGTAEVQTALYETGGRAPALTESFEQALSEDEIVAGFGEVGAEAVPMPAIPEMGAVWDDWGSSQAAIIKGDGDPVELWQKMSEDISSAID
- a CDS encoding ABC transporter permease subunit; the protein is MSAPTTTRPDERTVHGRRARRTAESASIGWKLLLLKITVLGLLNAVSVYAAMVLFFNERWIIGTLVVVSGAILTWIYLQRGALPAKYLAPGVVFLLIFQVFVILYSGYVAFTNYGTGHNSTKDHAIHAIMLQTQDRVPDSPTYPLTVVESSDELGFAVTTEDGEILIGSADAPLEAVEGAVVEDGRVVQVPDHQVLSFADLVERQQELTTLAVPLSDDPNAGALRTQDGQRAYVYTSRFVYDESSDTMTNTQTGQTYTDGGEGAFVTEAGEELMPGWRVNVGLENFVRAITEESIRGPLLYVTTWTFAFAFLSVASTFILGLFLAIVFNDPRMKSRKYYRLVMILPYAFPGFLSALVWAGMMNQEFGFINNVLFGGAAIPWLSDPWLAKLSILIVNLWLGFPYMFLVCTGALQSIPEELTEAAQMDGARPFQAFRQIKFPLLLVSIAPLLISSFAFNFNNFNLVYMLTGGGPRDIEAGINVGSTDILISMVYKVAFVGSQSDYGLASAFSILIFFIVGTISVIAFRRTRALEELN
- a CDS encoding sugar ABC transporter permease; protein product: MAVALEPQTRRPNRAPSTPRAAKSATARRPFRRWFSQTGWRHLVGVAVVIFAAFPLVYVFSASLNPGGTLITANTLFGNLSLSSYVDLFNRPQQPFAAWYVNTLFIGFSASAGSVLLGALAAYAFSRMRFTGRRFGLITILLVQMFPQLLAMVAIFLLMLSIGEIFPAIGLNSQIGLILVYLGGALGVNTYLMYGFFNTIPTSIDEAARIDGAGHARIFFTIILPLVSPILAVVALLSLVATLSEFVIASVLLRDPERQTLAVGLYQFISQETSQNWSIFAAGAVLAAIIPVALFLALQRYIVSGLVAGSVK